A single Musa acuminata AAA Group cultivar baxijiao chromosome BXJ2-1, Cavendish_Baxijiao_AAA, whole genome shotgun sequence DNA region contains:
- the LOC103991904 gene encoding uncharacterized protein LOC103991904, whose protein sequence is MLGSSVQLGRGHGEDRVCYADKARWSRHSHQRHYQQSPWRSSSTSAAGTYPAPSFASGSSAEAVVSVSGTREQENRAGTEEDCPKTGIASVSSWGPSVAHSCNLKRFLESITPSVPALYPSKMEKRGWRASDQECRPYFALADLWVSFTEWSAYGAGVPLVLSGAGSVIQYYVPYLSGIQLYGESNRPFSDSRGHGEESDGDCSQDSSSEGCSDYEHEKGLGCSTEWNSNHVTGTLNLRIDKLCLREKHGHQQKGSSSGDGDFGHFRGHLLFEFLEQDPPFIREPLSDKISDLARCFPALKSLRSCDLLPSSWISVAWYPIYRIPNGPTLKDLDACFLTFHSLSTLMKDDGGASGPSISILQGVNGVPMVSLPVFGLASYKCRGSIWTPNGGTEMQLVNSLMQAADDWVRLQNINHPDYRFFTSHGTFRR, encoded by the exons ATGTTGGGGAGTAGCGTGCAGTTGGGACGCGGGCATGGGGAGGATCGCGTCTGCTACGCCGATAAGGCACGGTGGAGCCGCCACAGCCACCAACGGCACTACCAGCAGAGTCCATGGAGGTCTTCAAGCACCTCCGCCGCCGGAACTTACCCCGCCCCTTCCTTTGCTTCTGGGAGCTCCGCAGAGGCTGTTGTGTCGGTCTCCGGCACCCGTGAGCAGGAGAACCGAGCAGGAACAGAGGAAGATTGTCCGAAGACCGGGATCGCGTCCGTTTCATCTTGGGGTCCTTCTGTTGCGCATTCTTGTAACTTGAAACGATTCTTGGAGTCCATAACTCCGTCCGTCCCGGCGTTGTACCcttccaag ATGGAGAAGAGGGGATGGAGGGCTTCTGACCAGGAGTGCCGGCCGTACTTTGCGCTGGCGGATCTCTGGGTCTCGTTCACGGAGTGGAGCGCGTATGGTGCTGGCGTTCCGCTGGTTCTGAGCGGAGCGGGCAGCGTGATCCAGTACTACGTGCCTTACTTGTCTGGAATCCAGTTATATGGTGAATCGAACAGGCCCTTTTCTGATTCTAG GGGACACGGTGAGGAAAGTGATGGTGACTGTTCCCAGGATTCTAGTAGTGAAGGATGTAGTGACTATGAACACGAAAAGGGCCTTGGGTGTTCAACAGAATGGAACTCAAATCATGTCACTGGAACCTTGAATCTTAGGATTGATAAATTATGTTTGAGAGAGAAACATGGGCATCAGCAAAAGGGATCTTCAAGTGGTGATGGAGATTTTGGACATTTTCGAGGTCACTTGCTCTTTGAGTTTCTTGAACAGGATCCACCATTCATTCGTGAACCTTTATCTGATAAG ATTTCAGATCTTGCACGGTGTTTCCCTGCATTGAAGTCCCTTCGAAGTTGTGATCTTTTGCCATCCAGTTGGATATCAGTTGCATG GTATCCTATATATCGAATTCCTAATGGCCCTACATTGAAGGATCTGGATGCTTGCTTTTTGACCTTTCATTCTCTTTCCACACTGATGAAAG ATGATGGTGGTGCCTCCGGCCCTTCAATTTCAATTTTACAAGGGGTTAATGGTGTTCCTATGGTCTCCCTTCCTGTTTTCGGACTTGCATCTTACAAGTGTCGGGGTTCCATATGGACTCCTAATGGTGGCACCGAGATGCAACTTGTGAATTCCCTGATGCAAGCTGCCGACGATTGGGTACGACTCCAAAATATTAATCACCCAGATTACCGGTTCTTCACTTCGCACGGCACATTCAGGAGATAG